The following nucleotide sequence is from Pygocentrus nattereri isolate fPygNat1 chromosome 25, fPygNat1.pri, whole genome shotgun sequence.
TTAcgaataaataacaaataaaaacaagtcgtttttttagcctagacttaaagactgaggctgtgtctgagtcctgaacactgactggaagattattccaaagctgaagggctttgtatgagaaagctctcccccctgatgtaacttcattaattctaggtactaaTAGTGAGCaacaccttgtgatctaagtaggtgtGGTGGTTCATAGTAAGCTGGTTAGCTATACATTCATCTGCACAGTGAAATAAGAAGGAAGCTCTGCAGTGTTCACTCGTCGTTATCTCTTTAAGAAATCCTCTGTTCTTTTTAGCTGAATGTATGTAGCCTGGTTTTAACATCCTAAGAATAAAGTTCTCCAAACTTACCTGAAAAACTAGCCCACTGCGTATGAGCCACAAATTACTCTGTTCCTCTTGCTCTGTAAGGTttgagctgattggctgagcataTACTGTGACTGATCAAGGTAATGTGGGTGTTATCAAAAGACTTATCAacatatctgtctgtctggacATGGTCCTAGTATTTAATGAGCATGCATGATTGACAACCCTCAGCTCATAAAATAATGCGGAATCTTAAACTAAGGCTCGTACGTTTTACAGCTGAATATGCATGCTGGCTTGGCTTGATTAATGGACATGCTTGCTAGCTCAGTTATGCTTGCTGGCTTAGCTATTGTTCATTGTTAACCTTTTCTATGTAAGTATATGTGTCCTGAACACTGAGTCTGTTGGGTGACAGTTCTCCTAAAGTCATAAACTGAATCACAACAAAACttcttaaataataaattgtaagtttctgtttttctgaccCAGACACTCAATTTCACTTGCTCAGATTTGAGTTTTCATTCCCTAAACTTGCCTCAGTACAGcgccagtgagctggaattgcggctaaaattgtgtaaaaaaaaaagatgttgtcGCTAGCTTACGCTAACGTTTCTGCGCACAAACGTATTTGCTCAGATTTTAATCTTTACGCTTAAAACTTTCCAGCAAGGCTCCtgtgagctgaactgaacttgTGCTGTGATGAAACTTTTGCATGCTAAGCTACTTCAGTAGCATGGTACCTGCTACTTGAACAGTGCCAGGCAACAGTGAAGGAAAGCAGAGGCCAGCTTCTTAGCCTGAAGGGCCAGTGAGAACCATGGGAAGTGGCATAAGTCCTGTTATTAACTCCCTGGTGTGGTCTCCTTAGGTCTACTGCTGTGGCCACAGGACCACACCTGCCCTCACGACTGTGGTAGGTTCGTTTGTTTGTGATGTACAAAACTGAGCTGCTACGTAGAACCAATTGCTTTTACAGGATCTACTGAGAAAGACTTTTCATTTTCGGGAAAATGCGAACTCTGCACTATGATACaaatattattttgtataaCCATAAGCTTATCACTGGCCAGTTCACACAGAGAGCAAAGAATGTTGACAAAAtacagtcatttatttattaatcattaaATCACAGCACATACTCTgtagatgtgtgtatatatattgtgcACACAAGACCCAGATTAACACACCCAGAAATAAAACGTGAAGAATAACGGTTATTGCAAAACATTGGCAACTGCACTTGCATCAGCAGTTTGGCCTTTGAATTTTCTTAACAGGAAAATGGTTACGAAAAATAAGTTCTATCACTTTTCAGAAACTTTTGACTGTGTTCAGTGACACCCTTCTAAACATCACTGTCAGGTCTGAAAAGCATTCAGAGTAAAAAATAGCCTGAGacttatttttatatgtagtgcAATTTTTGTGTTTAGATTAACAAGTTAAAAAAATCTCAGTTCTTGAAACATCAGCAGGGTACTACCCCTACCTTACTGCAGATGGCAGCAGAGTTGAAGTTTTGACTAGAAAAAAAGCTCTgcactaaataaaaaaacagtctCATTCTGACCCCTGTTCCGTCAGCCTATCCAGTCTGCTTTATTTAAAGTTCACGCTATTCCAAAGAAATGAGCAGCGAGTGTACAGCAGtgcatattaaataatataacacTGATTAATTGGACATCTTTTGAAAACGACCTTCCTATATTTTAATAGACTTTACTGCAAATGTGCATTTAAGAGCTCATTTGGGTGTAGATTCATGGCAACTTGCATGCTACTAGCCCACACTACTTGAGAAAATTCAGACTGCAATATTTTAAACAAGTGACTTCCATGGCCATGCCCACACACTTCGTTTAACAAATGAGGTGTTTTCCGTCGTCATAGCGGAGTCAGTCTGGAATTCAATGATAGATGCCTTTGGGAAACCATgtattatattttgtaaatttaACCAATCTGTACCACTGAAACTCTGGAAAATactgcaattttttttctctgaaattgAATCTTAGCTTGGgcaatatataaaatgtaaaatttaatcTAAGGCATCTCAATATTTAACAGTAAACGTGAATAAAACtccatattaaataatattatgtATTATCTTTTTCTGATCCTTTCTCTTTCTAGGTCTGGAGCTGCTCTAGGGTAAAACCTAGTCACTTTAGCAGAGCGGTTTTACTGCTGTGACTTAGCGTGCTGTAAGCAACAAGTTGGGAGCATGTTGCATTTATGTTGGGATCCATGCACTCAAGCTAAATTTAATGTAAAGTAAGTGGAAGAGCCGTGGGGTAGGTCAAGCTAGCATTACACCATATAGCAAAGAGAACTAAGTGGGAATTCCTTGACAAaattctctcactttttcttgtaaacagacaaaaaaaatctgaccatTACTGAGCACACCCACGTACTTCTAAAAAGAATGGTAACCccaacatttcaacatttcccAACATATTTATTAAGTTGTAAATGGGTCCCCTTTAGTTCTGTCAGTTTACCAAAGCTGATTAATACCTTTTATGCATCTCTACTGGGCTACTTGTGAATCACTGATGATATCTGTAAGGGTTCAGCCTGCACCGTCTGCTGCCTGCAGAGGGCGCAGGCAGCAAGGCACCCAGCCCGTACCACCTGCTGCCGGAAGAGGGCGATGGCGCCAAGGCGCTGTGGACTAATTAGACCGGTGACCGGTATGGTACATAGTcctagaaaagaaaagaaaaaggaaaagaaaagaagagaaaagagatgtGACAAAACCGCCCTGAcaccaaatgaaaataaataaataaaaaatataaaaaaagggCTGATAAAAGAAATCCAATTGTTTGCTCCTGGAAGAGCAAACCGGTTGTACCCAAAGCTGACCTTCCCTCATGCATTCGCAGAGGAAGTGCCTCgtttttttgtttgcctttCCTTTCCCCTTTCACTaactcagcctttgtttgagcacgctGCACTTGGTGTCACCTTAGTTTGATGTTCTTTGCCCCCCTCATTTCCACCTTCCTTGAGGTGCTTTGCCTGTTGCCACCTGTACACTCCAGTGGCGCTGCAGTAATACCGTGGAGCATTGACCATAACAGCGGTGGTTTGAACCTCAGCCCAGGTCGCCTCATTAATAGAGAGACATAAAGCgcagaagagagaaaatgtTTCAGAGTGTGTAGAGTCTACTGCAATGAATGTCAAATTAACTATGAACAAATTTCAgttcaaatgaaaagaaatattgtcacggttggctcctcccactactccatgtgctccattgttttgatcttccatgtgcatttgttttggttttctagtcctgccccttgttcggttactcctcccctgattgtctccacctgttttccgcctgtccctcgttatccctgttgtatttaagccctgttttctccctagtctagtgctggtaTTTGTTGTTGTTAGAACTGTTTGGTTGTTAGTGTTTCTCGTCATGTCTGTAGCTGAATCTCCCTGTGTTGGCTACAggaacctggaccgttatgaccctgattttggatttgccctcaataaaagtcacttacctccgcacatgcgtccgctacctcgctcctcgttacaaaTATGGTCTTGACTTCTAATGCTCTCCATTGCCGTGTAACCTAAAGGATTCTAATAACATCACAGATCTGACTTAATCAAACATTTGGGCTGACTTGAGTGTGGGATTAAATTGTCTTCCTGCTTAAACTATTGTCCACTAGGCATGACTTACTACTACTAGACAATATGACTCGACCTGGATATCTAAAAACTTTCAGACACATTCTTCCTTCCTTGCTTGATGGATCTGATTATATGGAGCTTATTTCTTTAGTAAACTACACTAATTAACTAACTACACAACACAAAGGGCAAGACTGCTTTCAGATAATGCACAGCCATTTAGCTTTGTTAGAGACACCACACACAAGCATCTTATATGCAGAGCTTCAGCTAATTCTGTCATAGTTTTTAGCAATGACACAAAATCATATCTGAAAGAATAGTGGGTTTAGAAAGAAAGTCAGTTCTGTATTACTACACACTTCATGCACATTTAAGTATACTACCAGTATACTACCAAACTGCTTAGTATTCACTACTACATGCACAACAATTCAAAATGACTGAGTTATTAATATTATGTGACTACTTCTCCTGGTTTTTGTATTCTTCCCCATTGATTATATAACTTCTTGGTGCTGCTTTCTTTATTTGATATTTAAGAACATgatttctcaagaacaaaattTCACAGATATTCATTTACTTTGTCAcaaaatacagtacatacagtacataatgTACacagtacattaaaaaaatgccaTCAAAAATGAGTTTAATCCTAATTGTATATGGGATGACTCAGGATTAACTGACCACTTGCAGGGATGTTGCTATGAATCAGTACATGTGTTTTTCTATGCTCAGAGAGTTTTAGTAGCCTGCAAAGCTATTCTGAATATTGGCTTATTTGTTGGCAACGTGGCTCCAAGAGAAGTTCAATACATAATGACTTTTTAACTGCCTATTTGTGTGCATGCACATCATGAGAAAGATGTGAAACACTTTTGCTTTTAATCTATACTCAAGAACTCATTTGAGAGTGAATTGTAGAAGCTGTTTTGGCTTCTGCAAAGATGGAAAAAAGCTGTGGTCAGTGCAACCAAGTCACACTTCCTCTCATCTGTGGCTTTAAACTGTGTTAGTGGAACTGTAGTAGACACCTTGTGAAAAGCTTTCGGATGACAGCATGAAGAATTTACAGCTTCAGATGTGTAAGTCAGTTTTTAGCAGTAGTAAAAATCAGAATTCTGAATGTAAAGCTGATGTTttgagtgtatttttttttctctttgtaggTTTAGTTATATGGCTTGAAGCTGTTAAAGGTCTGAAAATTGTAAAAGTTGAATTTGGTGAAATTGGACAAAACATAACAGTAAACTGTGGTCTTTCCAGTAGTTTAAGCGGTACAGAGGTATACTGGTATAAGCAGATACAGTGCAGAGCCCCGGTGCTGATATTACGCACTGTAATGGCTGGCAAACGCATTAAGCCCTTCTACAACAACGTGGTTCTGAAACAGAAGTTTTCATTGATAAATTACTCTTTACTGATATACAACATCACAGAAGATGAACTGGGAGACTATTACTGTGTAAAAACTGGAGAACCGCTTTTCACTGACGGAACGAGGCTTCACACCACCAGTAAGTGTCTTTAAAGATGTTGTCTACTCTGCTATCAAGCTGTTACTGAATGATGCTACATCTGAGGTGTTATTCCATTTTACAGAGCATGTAAATAAAACGGAGCAGGACGATCAGCAACCGTCTCAACACACACCATGGCCAATTCTGACCCTTACATCTGCTCTGCTTAACTGTGTTTTCATTGCAGCAATTGCTGGTGAGTGATTATCAAAGGTAAAGCAGTACACAGTTCTTTACATAACAGTTCTCAGTACTATTTGTGTGTCACCGACATCACATGAAATCCATTATTTTcctattaaataatttaataattacatGCCATATATCACATTGTTCTACAGTACTGTCATTTATGGCTGGACAACATGATAATACTTATCATTATCATAAATTAAGGCAGGTCACAACTGAGCGTACTGTGTATATGTACTTAAAGTACTTAAAGACAactaactgcatgtttcattacagagagagcataaacagtcctgtttaattggattatgGGCACTGCAATGTATGgaacattgaataaaaataactgtattcatagttttttttttaaaagtattttaaaatgtggcactactgttTCAACTCAACAAActtctgtaaaacaaaaaatcatTGTAAGTTTGTATATCATGGAAAAGGTCTTGAACTATTTAAGTACTATATTTGTGCCCCTATCTCTTTTAcataaatacaataacaatTTTAGGCATTTATGGATCCTAAAGTCTAAAATCGTCAGGTGGTGCAACTGTCCATCTATATATCCACATTAAGTAAACTactaaaatgtataatttagtcttataaaattctaaataaaataatttggcatgtttttaatgtttgcaaCCTTTAAAATCATAACAACTACAAACTGGCtttaactttaaaatgtaatattttcaatATCACACTACTTGTCTGGGAGGTAACACTGATGATTCTACAAATACGTCATGAAAGAAACATTCTTGTAGCACAAACATGCACATcatatccattttctgttttaaatgaccattttgaacaGCCTTATTTGTGACTAATCCACATAAACTCAAATATACTTTATTGATAAGACTACCTTTTGTAACAAACAGTTTACTTACAGACAAACTAATAACAAATACTGTTTGCTGTTTATTAGCTCTGCTAGCAAGCCACTgcaaaaaatctccaaaagGCCGACTACAATCTCCAGAGCCTAATATACAGCAGCCTCAAGACCAGATACGTACGCAGGTAGTTATTTTTAATGTCCATCAGAATAACTTGTTGATTATCTGTGATGCAGCTGTTTTGGGGACAATGTTGGATACTTTAAAATCATGCTACTCAGGCTGTTAGCCCTCAGTCATGCAGTCTAGTTTTAAAATTGAAACAAAATTTAGTGTTAACATATACAGTGTTGAGGATCATTTTAGTTGTTAAATACCATCATTAGACTGCATATTTATTGAAGAAGGATTTGTCAGCTCATCCTATTATTTTCCCATctcaatatttttttcagtatgacACAGTTGATCTATATGCATCGGCCAGAGGAGTGAAGGTGTGTCAGGACAATACCTGTATTGTAGTACCTATGCTCTAGTGCAACTGTGAAGGCGTTCAGTGAGGGACATCAGCTTTGGCAGGTAATTTAACACTTTTGGGGTCAGAAGGACTACTTTGTTGATTTTGCCTAACCACTTGACTAGCTGAACAAGTCATGTTTGATGTACTGTTTACCAACAGGTGATAAGAGTACTGTATGCTACTGTACATGCTGTAATTTAGACACAGAACTACAAGACCAGTATCAAAAATTTCAAATTGTGatacaaattttaaaatataatttgaataAGTTTATGTGTTGTTGATAGTTTACATGCAACTGATGATTTGGCTAattaaaaaatcttaatttaATTGTAAATTAATTGTCAGTTTGCTTGATTCGGCATTTTCTAGAAAACAACAGATTGGTTTGGGTGTGCAGTTGGTGAGGGTGACACACATTTTCAGAGAAAAGTGATCCACTTATCTCAGCCACGTTTAGATGTCAGAGATGGATTTTGACCAAAttcaacacattttctaaatctgCATTCAGTTTTGAcaaattcaaaaacaaaatgcatgtgTCAAGTGAAACTGAATGGATGAGAGGATAAACAAAGTATCTTGAAATCCAAGAATACACAAGGGGGGATTCATCCTGAAACCATGTGCCTTCCTGTACTCTGGGCCAAGAAAGTTTCTACACGGTTCCACAGGGCTTCTGGATGTCCATGCAGTCATGCTACCACTAAATGTTGTGACCCTTTAGATAGATTAACCCTAACTGGGACAATTATTAGGAAATAATATGAATGGTAAAAAACATGCATCTGACATTTAAAATGCTTCTCATTTATATTTCTCAGTCTTTAGAAACTT
It contains:
- the LOC108444105 gene encoding uncharacterized protein LOC108444105 isoform X4, yielding MKNLQLQMCLVIWLEAVKGLKIVKVEFGEIGQNITVNCGLSSSLSGTEVYWYKQIQCRAPVLILRTVMAGKRIKPFYNNVVLKQKFSLINYSLLIYNITEDELGDYYCVKTGEPLFTDGTRLHTTKHVNKTEQDDQQPSQHTPWPILTLTSALLNCVFIAAIAALLASHCKKSPKGRLQSPEPNIQQPQDQIRTQYDTVDLYASARGVKVCQDNTCIVVPML